Within the Deltaproteobacteria bacterium genome, the region GTGGGCATTCTCATATTTGGCATCATGGGTTATAAATCGCTGCCGGTGAGCGATCTGCCGACGGTGGACTTTCCAACAATTACAGTCAACGCTAACCTTGCTGGCGCCAGCGCGGAGACCATGGCTTCCGCGGTTGCGACGCCGCTGGAAAAAAATTTTTCGACCAT harbors:
- a CDS encoding efflux RND transporter permease subunit, translating into MNISELFIRRPVTTTLVMVGILIFGIMGYKSLPVSDLPTVDFPTITVNANLAGASAETMASAVATPLEKNFST